A region of Lycium barbarum isolate Lr01 chromosome 1, ASM1917538v2, whole genome shotgun sequence DNA encodes the following proteins:
- the LOC132617667 gene encoding uncharacterized protein LOC132617667 gives MGRDRVIEVCFEHLDSYIGMDVGKSLNAGQNSNSSSEHQQSAIGTTKEGRADCSSSSDDFEDSNNDFSDEHDILGRSENGAHRYEVSDEVQKKMAREDGDSDCVNSEGFKSLESDSNSDSMNFPKFNPKTDGLYPVLALELIFKSKKEFKEVVTTHEVNRGRYIQWRKNDKERMRAVCVKHPDCDWEIMASKMYRDSAFQVKTYNLNHKCKSRNHKNKTITSLFIAKRYLNEIKANRNWKISEFRDHVSVQLRAHVTLSKCRRAKKEAIAMIDGDISDQFKLLWNYCNEIVRTNPNTSVYMKLVENEDPGKPKRFQRFYICFSACKEGFKSGCRRIVRVDGCWLKGPMYGTQLLTAIGLDPNNNIYPIAYAIVEKENRDSWGWFLDHLKLDLEIDDGANWTFM, from the coding sequence atgggtcgtgataGAGTAATTGAGGTTTGCTTTGAACATTTAGACTCTTATATTGGAATGGATGTCGGGAAATCCTTAAATGCAGGACAAAATAGCAATAGTTCAAGTGAACATCAACAATCTGCTATAGGTACTACTAAAGAGGGAAGGGCTGATTGTTCTTCAAGTAGTGACGATTTTGAAGACTCGAATAATGATTTTTCAGATGAACATGATATCTTAGGAAGGAGTGAAAATGGGGCGCATAGATATGAAGTTAGTGACGAAGTGCAAAAAAAGATGGCTCGTGAAGATGGAGATTCTGATTGTGTTAACTCTGAAGGGTTCAAGAGCCTAGAAAGCGATTCTAATTCCGACAGTATGAACTTTCCAAAGTTCAATCCAAAGACGGATGGGTTGTATCCAGTCTTGGCACTTGAATTGATATTCAAAAGCAAAAAGGAGTTCAAGGAAGTTGTGACAACTCATGAAGTCAATCGAGGGAGGTATATACAATGGCGCAAGAATGATAAAGAAAGGATGCGGGCAGTTTGTGTGAAACATCCAGATTGTGACTGGGAGATTATGGCTTCTAAAATGTACAGAGATAGTGCTTTTCAAGTAAAGACATATAATCTCAACCACAAGTGCAAAAGTAGGAATCATAAAAATAAAACCATTACATCTTTGTTTATAGCTAAAAGATATCTTAATGAAATAAAAGCAAACAGGAATTGGAAGATCTCTGAATTTAGAGATCATGTTAGTGTTCAGTTACGAGCACATGTGACATTATCAAAATGTAGAAGGGCAAAGAAGGAGGCAATTGCAATGATCGATGGAGATATCTCTGATCAATTTAAGTTGTTGTGGAACTATTGCAATGAAATAGTAAGGACAAATCCAAATACTTCCGTTTATATGAAGCTGGTTGAAAATGAGGATCCCGGCAAGCCTAAAAGATTTCAGAGATTCTACATTTGTTTTAGTGCTTGCAAGGAAGGGTTCAAGAGTGGTTGCAGAAGGATAGTCAGAGTAGATGGTTGTTGGCTGAAGGGCCCAATGTATGGGACTCAATTGTTAACTGCCATTGGGCTTGATCCGAATAATAATATCTATCCGATAGCGTATGCAATTGTGGAGAAAGAAAATCGCGACTCATGGGGCTGGTTTCTGGATCATCTTAAGCTTGACTTGGAGATAGATGATGGAGCTAATTGGACCTTCATGTGA